Proteins encoded within one genomic window of Triticum aestivum cultivar Chinese Spring chromosome 2D, IWGSC CS RefSeq v2.1, whole genome shotgun sequence:
- the LOC123051850 gene encoding uncharacterized protein gives MAAPHRAFPDPPPMAAFRSGRHAAHLRLAVPPRLAAHPSFRFPTTPLPTPSKTRLPAAGAVSPYAAALLRILALHSLFLLAPAARALPSLPHLFLLPPLLAIISAVAILLIPSKSQPHPFPALRHLFRPALLLAASLLLRLASLHLITDPGLIVLADSAGALLARALNRPSRRRVISVAAASVSLAAASPSHSVLLLALPFASGLLSSVEHSVSARHVTRSRHARAAVFALAATFLSAPALAGLFFLGGTDTSDGVPIGQLWWLLLNAAVFGMALGRRQAYDSSSSSSRPSMNFAMTFVCTIVLELVYYPKLSLPGFLVCGFILWIASRELTPSGYVELGSTDESVYEAVMGPVRHILSERKSRKIAAFLLINTAYMFVEFASGFMSDSLGLLSDACHMLFDCAALAIGLYASYIARLPANGLYNYGRGRFEVLSGYVNAVFLVLVGALIVLESFERILEPREISTSSLLAVSVGGLFVNIIGLVFFHEEHHHAHGGSCSHSHSHSHSRSHDHGHEDHHHDHVHQSADHEKTCSGHHGDTNKSHHHNHRHDSNNAENHHQHNHSCSHKHGHNGHMEHHRQGVDQAHQDCSSINGEQGLLEIPLINVHSHGAESQSCNGELELRETGNHAKPASRRHIDHNMEGIFLHVLADTMGSAGVVISTLLIKYKGWLIADPICSVFISIMIVASVLPLLRNSAEILLQRVPRSHEKDFEAALDDVKKINGVIGVHNVHLWNLTNTDIVGTFHLHISAEADKSVIRESASRIFQEAGVQDLTIQIECVER, from the coding sequence ATGGCCGCCCCTCACCGTGCTTTCCCCGATCCGCCGCCGATGGCCGCCTTCCGCTCCGGCCGACACGCTGCCCACCTCCGCCTGGCCGTACCACCGCGGCTGGCCGCCCACCCCTCCTTCCGCTTCCCCACCACGCCGCTCCCCACCCCATCCAAgacgcgcctccccgccgccggcgccgtttCTCCCTACGCCGCCGCGCTCCTGCGCATCCTCGCGCTCCACTCCCTCTTCCTTCTCGCGCCCGCCGCCCGAGCGCTCCCCTCCCTGCCCCACCTCTTCCTGCTTCCGCCGCTCCTCGCCATCATCTCCGCCGTCGCCATCCTCCTCATCCCCTCCAAGAGCCAGCCCCACCCCTTCCCGGCGCTCCGCCACCTCTTCCGTCCCGCCCTCCTCCTAGCGGCGTCCCTTCTCCTCCGGCTCGCCTCCCTCCACCTCATCACCGACCCCGGTCTCATCGTCCTCGCAGATTCCGCCGGTGCACTGCTCGCCCGCGCCCTCAACCGTCCCTCCCGCCGCCGCGTGATCTCCGTCGCTGCCGCCTCCGTTTCGCTCGCGGCCGCATCGCCTTCCCACTCCGTGCTTCTTCTCGCGCTCCCCTTTGCTTCCGGCCTCCTCTCCTCGGTCGAGCACTCTGTATCTGCGCGACATGTCACCCGCAGCCGCCACGCCCGTGCGGCCGTTTTTGCCCTCGCCGCCACCTTCCTCTCGGCGCCGGCACTTGCGGGCCTCTTCTTTCTTGGTGGCACTGACACCAGCGATGGTGTCCCGATTGGCCAGCTCTGGTGGCTGCTCCTTAATGCCGCTGTCTTTGGCATGGCCTTGGGGCGACGGCAAGCCTAcgacagcagtagcagtagcagcagacCAAGCATGAATTTTGCGATGACCTTTGTGTGCACTATTGTTCTGGAGCTGGTGTACTACCCAAAGCTGTCGTTGCCGGGCTTCTTAGTTTGTGGGTTCATCTTGTGGATCGCCAGCAGGGAGCTGACTCCTTCAGGATATGTTGAGCTTGGGAGCACTGACGAGTCGGTGTATGAGGCTGTCATGGGGCCAGTCCGGCATATCCTTAGTGAACGCAAGTCCAGGAAGATTGCTGCTTTTCTGTTGATCAACACAGCTTACATGTTTGTTGAGTTTGCCAGCGGTTTCATGAGTGATAGCCTTGGGCTGCTCTCTGACGCTTGCCATATGTTGTTTGATTGTGCTGCTCTGGCAATTGGACTATATGCGTCGTACATTGCGAGGCTGCCTGCAAATGGATTGTATAACTATGGAAGGGGCAGGTTCGAGGTGCTATCTGGGTATGTTAATGCAGTGTTCTTGGTGCTTGTTGGCGCCCTGATTGTGTTGGAGTCGTTTGAGAGGATACTCGAGCCTCGGGAGATATCAACAAGTAGCCTTTTGGCAGTTTCTGTTGGTGGACTTTTCGTAAATATCATTGGATTGGTTTTCTTTCATGAGGAGCACCATCATGCGCATGGCGGTAGCTGCTCTCACTCCCATTCACATTCTCATTCCCGTTCACATGATCATGGTCATGAAGATCACCATCATGACCATGTTCATCAGAGTGCTGATCACGAGAAGACATGTTCTGGTCATCATGGAGACACAAATAAGAGCCATCATCATAATCACCGACATGATAGTAACAATGCAGAGAATCATCATCAACATAACCATAGCTGTAGCCACAAGCATGGTCACAATGGCCATATGGAACATCACCGGCAGGGTGTAGATCAGGCTCATCAAGATTGTAGCAGCATCAACGGTGAGCAAGGACTTCTAGAGATTCCACTGATAAATGTGCACTCTCATGGTGCAGAATCTCAGTCTTGTAATGGAGAACTGGAATTGCGAGAAACCGGAAACCATGCCAAGCCGGCAAGCCGGCGTCACATTGACCATAACATGGAAGGTATCTTCTTACATGTCCTAGCTGACACAATGGGAAGCGCCGGTGTTGTGATCTCAACCCTACTAATCAAGTACAAGGGATGGCTAATAGCAGATCCCATTTGCTCTGTATTCATTTCAATAATGATTGTGGCTTCTGTCCTTCCATTGTTGAGAAATTCTGCTGAAATTTTGTTGCAAAGAGTTCCAAGGAGCCATGAGAAGGACTTCGAAGCAGCACTGGATGATGTTAAGAAGATTAATGGTGTGATTGGAGTCCATAATGTTCATTTATGGAACTTGACAAACACTGATATTGTAGGCACTTTTCATCTTCATATATCAGCTGAAGCTGACAAGTCTGTTATAAGAGAAAGTGCTTCACGGATATTTCAAGAAGCTGGGGTTCAAGATCTGACTATCCAGATCGAATGTGTCGAAAGATAG